The Cyprinus carpio isolate SPL01 chromosome B19, ASM1834038v1, whole genome shotgun sequence DNA window GATGTTGTAAGTTAGTCACCTAACTAGGTTTTGAGCCACAGccaatgttaataatatttttgactgtaCCACTGATTTCAGGTATATACCATCAACCTGGAGTCTCGGTTTCTATTAGTTCAAGGAGTGCCCGCCATTGGAGTGATGGCAGAGCTGGTGCAGCTCTTTGCTCTCTATGGAGTGATTGAGGAGTACAGGGCGCTGGATGAATACCCGGCAGAACAGTTCACTGAAGTCTACTTATTTCAGTTCCAGAAACTCACGAGTGCAAGGTAAAGACagagtaaaacatgtttaaagTGAACATGTGCCACActagatgtttttaaatgtttgtctcttatgcttatcaaggcaaggctgcatttatttcatcatcaaaaaaaaaaaaaaaaaaaaaaaaaaattgacattattatactttaaaataaatctattttctgttttaatatttattaaaatatattttatacttgttatggaaaagttgaattttcagcagccattactgcagtctttattgtcacatgatccttcagaaatcatttgaatatgctgatttgcagttAATTTCTTATATGTTCTAAACacttgttctgcttaatatttttgtgtttttagattaacagaaaatagaaatagaattagtttgtaatattgtaaatgttaagtgtccttttttaaataaaagtattttacatGTACACTTTCAGCAGACTTTGTATTCAAAGCAACTTATAAAAGCAATTCAAAAAATTGTCAaggagccaacaatattcataatatacaatGTGAGGCTTTTTTTTGGTAACAAGCTATAAAAGGAGAAAGGcagagtttttgtgtgtgtgtgtgtgtgtgtgtgtgtgtgtgtaatttaatcTTTTAACCTTTTCTCAAGGTCATGACACTGCAAGCTGAATATTATAaagaatttaatgttaatatttatctaaatatgattaacttaaatctaaaaattaaataaaaatgtgatgatTTATTGAACTTTTTAATGTCATATATGTACCTATATGTTCATGAGGGACTCGAAAGGTCCTTTTCTCATGAAATGACATGCGTATTTTACAATGTGGAAATTTTCAGGGTAGCTAAATGGAACACTGATGAAAAGAGCTTCTTTGGGGGTCAGTTGCACGTCTGCTATGCCCCTGAGTATGAAACTGTGGAAGAGACGAGGCAAAAGTTACAGGACAGGAGAAGATATGTTAACAGAGCAAGCCAAAATACAGGTATTGTATAATACAGGTATTGTAATTGTCTCCCAATAGGTTACATCTATAGAAAATCTATATAacttatgatttaaaaaaataataatttttagcaaAACAACAAGATCGGCAATTAGAAGAAAGCACAGAGTCATCAAGCACGGACACACGGACAGCTGCAGCACCTGAGATCCAGAAAGGCTTTGAAAAGGCCAGAATGGAGAATGTGAACTCTGATGACATGGGCTTTTCTGTGCTGCCATTAACACCAGTGGAGGATGTTTCTTATAGACTTCACGGTTTTGAACAGCCATTACAGTTGCAGTGGACCACTGATACAACATTACCTACAGAGGATAAGATGGGCTCTCTACATAATGCCATCCCTCCTGTCACAGAAACTTCAAAGCAGTGTGCATCCTCTGCATcttataaaaaagagagagatttgatTGAAAGGCAGAAGAACCTGTCACCATCTGTTAGATTTATGCCAAGGACAACACATTTAGAAAGTAGAAAAAGAAAGTTGGAGGGACAAGCGTTCTTCTTGAATGAAGCAGCTGAAACTGAGACTCTGATTGGTCCTAAATTACCAGAGCTGCCCAAGGTAGACATGGAGGATCACTCATTAAATGTAACCACCAATTTGATCCGTCAAACAATGAGCAAGGTTAGTTTGTCTCTAATTCCTGCTGTAAATATGATGTAATTTACATAAGTACATTGTGTACCAGTAATTATAGTTAacgaaaactgaaactaaaatgaaaaacataaaaaaagttttcattacttgaaataaatattaactgaaataaaatatatataaaaaacttatttcagcttttcaacatttctcattttagtttaatttgttgtACTAAAATAGcttaaactaaaacataaataatcaaaacatatgtatgtgtgtatatgtatgtgtgtatatatgtgtatatgtgtgtgtgtgtgtatatgtgtgtgtgtatatacacatacacacacacacacacacacacacacatacatatatataaataacaaaaactgaatgaaaatgacaataacattacaaaatttctagacttttaactgaaattacaatggaaatataaaaataaaaattgattcaaaatagtaataaaaactataatatctcaatgatactaaaatagaaTGTTATGTACATTATGTAATTTTTCATGATCGCATTTGCATTGTTGCAAataccaatatatttttttatttttcttaggtTACATCTGTTCCAGAGATCAAACCTGTACAAGTGAAGACCCCTACAGCAAAGCCACGCAGAAGAATTTAATCAGACAATCATGGTCTCACATTGagcaacattttatatatttatttctgttccAGCCACAAATATTGTTTAACTATCttttctcttatatatatattttttccataaaaaaagtagTGGTTCTTTTCAATGTCCGTGTGGTTCCTGGAATGCATGTTGCTCGAATGCCAGTACACTCTgccaaacaaataaaagaacaatttaaGAGCCTGTCCTTTAAAATGacaatacattttacatgcaaaaatagTTGCTTGTGATTTCTACCTTTGCATCCGGGAGGCAGTTTCCAAAAGCTTCTAGTAGAAGGTTTTCGTCTTTGACTGTCTTCTCAAAATCAGAATAAGAAACTTTCCCATCATGGTCATGATCCTGAAAAAAAGATTGATGTATTTGGTAAACAATGCTATAATGTTACATGTAAGCTTTAGGACACATAGTAGTACCATTTTCTTCAAGGCAATCTCCACAATGTCCTTAATCCCCTCATCGGGATCCTCTTCAGTGGGTTGTCTGATGAGGCTGTCTTTCAGCATTTGTAACATCTCCTCCCGTGAGATGTATCCGTCCCCATGCAGGTTGTATACGTCAAAACAGACtgatagaaatataaatgaaacattgTGTTCATAACATTTCATGATCACCTCTTCAAAGTGAAGTTTTAAagaacttacattttattttctcatcCAGTGCGCCTCGCAAAAAGACAGACAGTCCTTCCACCCATTCTTTGACGCTTATGTAGGTGTCATTGTCCTTGTCAAAGGCACGAAatactgtgaaaaaatattatcagtaatgttaatattatttgataattaagAAGCATcgcaaatattaattaatatcctTTACTAATTTCCTCATAACTTTAAACTTAAGATATATTTTAGGATGTATATACTTGTTTATGTATTAAACACACTTAACTATATACTACTGTCCACTTGTCGATTATCAGTGTTGCTAACTTAGCAATATTGATgataaatttagcaacttttcagactaccctagcaactttttcttccaaaagcacctagcaacaaatttaaccatttttttaaatttatttggcaacttttagcaacttttgataagtgactcaaacaataaaaaggcacacattttccatccaaattacacaaaaaaaggaaaccaaagatgcctagctGTACATATCATATGAATAGAATTAGCTGCTATTTtcatttgttcaatttaataataataatttaataattgttcatttatgatacactttgttagtagcttgtacctgCGATTGTTGATTAGTTAGcacactgtaagaaaaatggaaaagatactagtaatTTCCCAGGACATTATCCATGATCCATCATCCATTGTAACCCTGTAACCCGATTATTAGATTAAATTCATCTAAtctaatcataatttaaaatgcaggtaaaaaacaAATAcggaaaattattatatattaccatAGTAGATTGTgtcctatttttacagacttttcttataGTGAAGCATACTaactaatacactgcttaaagcaTAATTGTTGAGAATGAGTAGTACTACTAGTTTactagctattaaaaaaaaactgtaataattcaataatgtatgtttaataattcagtgtatttaaaaatagttgtttatattttaatattatattcagCATATTGTTTTCCAAACAAATCTaaactaatatattaaatatttttttgctgagatttgattTGACAATTTTGCGTTGTGATTACGCAATGACGTCATCGCGCAATGACGTCACAACGACTTTCAGCAACAAATCcaccttcctttagcaactttctctgaaaatgaactggcattattattattattattattattattgtcctcATCCAAATCGGAAACGTACCGCTGTCCATCATCATATCGTCGGTCATGCCGAAGGTGTTGTGCAGTATATTTCTAAACCTGACCCGGTCCAGTCCATGAGCCGCTCTTCTCTCCGCCTGCTCTCCCAGCAGACCGCTGAACAGCCTTATTAGACACTCCGTCTCTCTTTTATCAACTACAGCACGAGCACAGTACTGTCAAATGATTGAACAGGCAGTAAACAAGGCATTTTCTTCTGACTTTTCTAACGCAGGACATGGTAATGAACTAAGATCTGATAGCAAACGTTTTACAAGAATAATATAAAGAATATCAATTGACATGTTAGAAGAAAACATAATAAGTATAGATACCTACAATGTTTGACTTGCTTGCATAACGTTTCGGCGAGGTTTTGAATTAATTTTCTGTTCATCGCCGACATTTTCTGCATGTTTTTCTCACACAAGTCTTTGGTTAGATGTTGCTATAGAAACGCATCATGGAGGCGGAGCAATCTCGTGTCgtgtctaaaagaaaaaaaatgaattcgtCATCCGTTTTATTTGTACGTAGACGGTCGTTTTATTTTATCCTAACAACATTTTAACCATATCTGGTTATTGTGAGACTTACTGGGGAAGCTGTCAAGTGTCAAGGCTACAGTACTGTGCTGTGCGTGTGCTGTAACTGTGAGTTTTGATTCATCTCAGTGACTCGAATCTTTTGAATCACATTCAGATTTGTTCAatgatagtttgtttgtttgtttgtttgtttgtttgtttctgcagaTTGTTATACCAATAAGTTGCAACCAGCATTGAAAGAATCATGTTGCTGTcaacgggcaaccaggtgagacacagggcccactaCCGATCTAAAATATCCAGACacatttgttacccattctcaatgggaaagtgcccaagcaaaattgctcaaaaagttgccccgtgtattaCCAGCCTGAGGACTTTTCATTTAAAAGCACGACTGCACACCACTGATACATAGTCTACTGTATATGCTACATCAATAGCAAGTAACACAGTAGTATCTATTACAAATGTACCTGGAGAGACTTcagtaaacaaaaatgattaGTTAGTTTAATTAGAATTAGAGTTAGTCACAGTGAAGTGAAAGAGAacaagttgtttattttaaaagattcatttataaagattgattcattcataaaacaataatacgATGGATGGATGATTAAAAATAGTAAGACTTTCTCAAAAACAAATCATGTATTGAATGACTAtgcaatttattgtaattaaactaTGATTCttcccatttttattttgtattaattcatCTTGGATGTGGGATTATAAATTTCCTGACATTTGAAAGCCTCTTGCACTTTGGCAGTTTTTGATGAGAGGTCCATTCAGGTCATGGGGGTCCTTTATTTACAACACCAAACCTATAAAAGACAGAAATACATTGCGTGagttttgttaaatttatatgtTATCTTAAATCTATTATTTACATAAGCGTCGTGATTAGGAATGATTAATACGGCAACATAAAGTTAGTTTTACCGCTGCAGCACCCCCACTGGCCAGCTGATGTCTTGCAGCAGAACTGCTCAGTTGGGCAGTAGACATCTCCATCACAATGAACCTGCTCAGTCTGGCTCTTCTGTTGGAGAGCCTGGTCAAAGGACAAAGACTGCAAAGtagataaagaaataaatgtttgtagtatagaatataatataatataactgagATTTCGGCGAGATTTGCCACTCGTAGCGGAAGGCACTTTGTACTTCTCATCGCTCTCACTCTATTTTGGTGGCATATATCAAGATAAAGTGGCACCGGCCCCATCTCAAGTCACACAGAATTTCTAACTGGCATGTCTTTCTTCAAATCAGTCGCTGATTAGTCTGCATAGAGTCACATCAAATTCGAAAATATATAGACAGAGTTTTGACGCACCTGAGTTTTTTGGATAGCTTTTAAGGCCAGTCTGGGAGAAGATGGCATTCTCAGCCACCCACCCTGACAATAGGTCGATGTCGAATCACACAGATAACCATGAGGACAGCAATGTAATCCATCTCTGCAGCACTGGCCCTGCAGGAGAGGAGAGAATGaacaaaagtttaatttaatgtataactAGAAAACATTTTACTGTGATTCACTTACCATTGGGTATGGACAGCAGCCCCAGGACCCATAAGGATTCAGACAACAAGTTGTTCCATCAGGACAGTAAGTAGAGGCATCACAGTGAACCACAGAAACAGAATCAGTATCAGATTCTGCAGCTACAAGAGCCACCATGAGTAACATCAACACTGGAACCATctgaaaacatgaaattaaaatataatataatataaataccacttttttaattattgaaaaaatattgagGTACTTTTTTTACATCTGCTATAGCATTTGATATTATCGACAATTTGACAAATAGATTCATTGACAGTGAGAATCAGATCATTACCTTGCTGGTTGGATTGTTTTGCTGCTGGCTGTGCTGTGATGTTCATACTGTGCCTCTTATATTTATACACATGGCTCCTCCCACTGTAAAAACAGGAAATCTGTTCTGTCAAATTTTAATCATGAGATTTAGACACCACATCACAAGTTTCATGTGAACATGTGGAAGTCAACGTGATGTATTAGAACATGAAAGAATAAGACGATCCTTACAGACGTAGTTAGAAGATTACTTCCTCACATCcaaacataaatgtttaaaaatatttgtaattaggCCTAACtgtaatcaattaatcaattaaccTTTACATAGATTAATGTTTCATCAATGATTATTACATATTTGGGTCTTTAGCGACCCAGAATGTACATTTAACACAGATGGATCTCCAAACTGCTCCAATATAAAACTGTcctgatattttaataataattacaaaattataaagtaAAGCATATTTCGTTAGCTATCTGCTGGAACTTGTAAAGGTTTGTTTTGAGTAGCTGCTCCCTGCCATCACTGCcattttcacacttaatttcTTAAATTCATCATCTGGCTTATTTCAGGAATCTGAACCACTTCATGTGTTACTCTCAAAACTATTGCTgtctgtttaatatttaatattacaattttatttgtttcttttaggATAACATATAAGCCTATTGTAATATTTCTACAAAGATGCCCTTATTTAATGTTGTGGTAATAACACATTCTCATGAGCACACACCTGCAGTACTAgaattattcaatttatctaCTTTTTCTAACATGTTTTCAGTAATACAATGATTTGTTCTGTGTAGAATTTTTGCATCACAGTATTActattacagtattacagtattactgtcattcagaaacatggcttttcataccattgctatgctgatgacactcaactctacctctcattccatcctgatgatccatcggtagctgctcgcatctcagcttgtctaacagacatttcttgctggatgaaggaccatcaccttcaactcaaccttgccaagacagaactgcttgtggttccagcaaacccatcgttttatcacaatttcaccatcaagttaggcacatcaaccataactccttcaaaaaacagccagaaaccttggagttatgattgatgatcagctaactttctcagaccacattgctaaaaactATCCATTCCTGCAGAtttactttattcaacatcaagaagatcaggccctttctttcggaacatgctgcacaactccttgttcaagctcttgttctgtccaggctagactattgcaacgctctatTGGCAGGTCTtacagccagttctatcaagcctttacaattaatccagaacgcggcagcaagattaatttttaatgagccgaaaagaatacacgtcacacctctatttatcaatttgcactggctaccagtagctgctcgcataaaattcaaggcattgatgtttgcctacaaaaccaccactggctctgcacccctttacctaaaagcacaaagtcacttttatggacttttaaattaaatgttccctcctggtggaatgacctgcccaactcaatccgagcagctgagtccttagccatctttaagaatcggcttaaaacacatctctcccatctttatttgaccctctaactatttcactcactattctaattctatttaaaaaaaaaaaaaaaaatctaactacctttttaatctttttgtattctatctattttcttttcatttattatacaattataaaaaaagacctctaacactagcttgctctattctttttctattctatctgttttctttttatttattatattattaaaaaacgcccttgctacgtatactgtgtttaggctaactgagacttattatagcacttatatatcattgctcttttgttgtttttgattgcttccattgtcctcatttgtaagtcggtttggataaaagcgtctgctaaatgactaaatgtaaatgtaaatgtaatgtactaTATTATAATTAGTACAAATATATGATTAAAACCCCCTTTCAGGCGAAAATAACATGTAAGCATACCACACCAATCAACATCTCGTTGTTGACATATTTGGGAGATGTCAGCTGAAATACAATTAGGTCCCAAATATGTACAGAATGGAACATATCTGGGACCTAATTGTATTTCAGCTGCCTGAAATATAGCCAACAACCTGGCACCATATCTAAACCACTGTTTTAGTTTGCTTCTGAAGAATGCAGGAATGAAGTTCCACacaggtacactgtaaaaaatgtggagtaggatttacttgaaaaaactTTGGAAagttttttcactcagaaaaggctagtaaatttacaaacatttgtcaAGTAAAAGCCTAAACATAATTAGTAGTAGGTTTAATTAGACATATTTAAGTTAAGTTTACTTGGAAATTCCCAGTTAATTTTGTTGactctttgtttgtaaattttacattatgaaatgcttatcactgtaaaaaaaaagtgtacacatttttccttcttttgcactcacatattttaagtaaaactcaaacattgaattaaataaaatctgcaagTTTATACAACTTACTTTAACTAGGCAACACTTGAAAACCACCTTTCTATTACAGCATGTGATTCACTTGCAAACATGCAAGTAAGCATGTAGACAGACTGTTATCCTTTTAAGATAATATGCCTACTCAAAAAAATGGATAgtcaaatgaacacagagacctcaatacttggtacaccacacacaatgacggtaacaatcagtgaatagtgtttgagtatgaatgggtcattttgagtagaaaatgaactccaggtgtcacaaaacagtatgttactaaaacaaacaacaactaacaaCCTAACTAAAcaactaacaacaaaagcaaccataaaacagtgtacatttttaattattcatgccccactGCATGATAGGAAAAATGGGATCATAActatttacttaaagaatccttgtaaacataacaaacggttctaagtaaaatatacttatgagttttttaactttaatttctacttaGGCAGTTCCATTTgaatttacttatgtatttaagtaaaataaataaaaacgaaacctcaagtagcttattgaattaaatgtgatattttgaagtaaaatgacaaaatagtatttgtttgtaaaatttacttaactgatgctatctttatttacaagttcaaaaaaatcgctttttacagtgtagtattgGCCTTAAGGTTCTTTATGACATCTTCAAAGAGGGAAATAATGTGATTCAAGAAGGTAAACCTCTGTAAACGCCAAAGGTAAACGCAGCATATGTTAAGCAATGGGCGTGGCAGTTAAACCTATTGCAGATTAGTTTGGCTTTTCTTCAAGATGGTGTACACTGAGTGGTGAATCCCATAGTTAACATGTATGTTGTCAGTACTGAAATTTGACACTTAATCCAAGGACAACATAAGTTTTTCAAGAGAGAACAGTATGCACTCAACTATTCATTCTGCCGATTCATTCAGATTCTCCATGAAATCCAGTTTGTTCATCACcccattttctcttttctttttatgaTGCATCACTTTGAACTGAAAATTGGAACTGTTTTGGTtataattgatattttaattgaTAGTTTTAAATTGAGGTTCCCATTTATCGATTAAGTAATGTTTTGAACATAAACATATATTTCAAAACCACACCAATTGCTtacactttcacttcacttttttaatgCAGATTGTGCAGTTATAACTTCTATGCAAGGACATATGATTGTGGTGAATTAAACCTTTTGTATGCATGGTTATTGTCTTGAGGTTTTTAGTCAGGTATAACCTCATGTACAGTTAAAGTTATACTAAGGCCTATTCCTTGCTTAAGCTAAGCCCCATTTGTGAAACTGACCTTATTGTAATATAGtatagcaatttaaaataaataatttctatataaataatgatattcAAATATTCAGTGATGAATAATATTATCTGTGAATGCATGACTAATGAAAGCTTATGTTTGGGAattaaatgtaccattttatGAGTCATATTATGAGTATTTATAAGATCTAATTATGAAGCCCCATTTTCTCTGCCCATTCCTTCAAAAAATTTTCAGATCAACATTTATTTACCCTTTTAACCCATAAATGGGAACAGAAAGAGATTTTGCCATTCTAAGTGCTTGACAGAGGTTCCCACTGATGATTATGCCAAATTTAAGGCCTACTCTCAAAATCAACAAGATTTCAACACCTTCCCAACTGCCCGCCCTTACACATCGTTTTTCACAATTAGTCTGGAATTGGCTTGTTAGCTCAAGTTAGTTCCCAAATCATCTTTTGTTTGTTAGGTTTGTTTTcctttg harbors:
- the LOC109051021 gene encoding progranulin-like isoform X1, with amino-acid sequence MVPVLMLLMVALVAAESDTDSVSVVHCDASTYCPDGTTCCLNPYGSWGCCPYPMGQCCRDGLHCCPHGYLCDSTSTYCQGGWLRMPSSPRLALKAIQKTQSLSFDQALQQKSQTEQVHCDGDVYCPTEQFCCKTSAGQWGCCSGLVL
- the LOC109051021 gene encoding progranulin-like isoform X2, which produces MVPVLMLLMVALVAAESDTDSVSVVHCDASTYCPDGTTCCLNPYGSWGCCPYPMGQCCRDGLHCCPHGYLCDSTSTYCQGGWLRMPSSPRLALKAIQKTQALQQKSQTEQVHCDGDVYCPTEQFCCKTSAGQWGCCSGLVL
- the efcab1 gene encoding EF-hand calcium-binding domain-containing protein 1 isoform X2 encodes the protein MTDDMMMDSVFRAFDKDNDTYISVKEWVEGLSVFLRGALDEKIKFCFDVYNLHGDGYISREEMLQMLKDSLIRQPTEEDPDEGIKDIVEIALKKMDHDHDGKVSYSDFEKTVKDENLLLEAFGNCLPDAKSVLAFEQHAFQEPHGH
- the LOC109045882 gene encoding RNA-binding protein 48-like, giving the protein MAELVQLFALYGVIEEYRALDEYPAEQFTEVYLFQFQKLTSARVAKWNTDEKSFFGGQLHVCYAPEYETVEETRQKLQDRRRYVNRASQNTAKQQDRQLEESTESSSTDTRTAAAPEIQKGFEKARMENVNSDDMGFSVLPLTPVEDVSYRLHGFEQPLQLQWTTDTTLPTEDKMGSLHNAIPPVTETSKQCASSASYKKERDLIERQKNLSPSVRFMPRTTHLESRKRKLEGQAFFLNEAAETETLIGPKLPELPKVDMEDHSLNVTTNLIRQTMSKVTSVPEIKPVQVKTPTAKPRRRI
- the efcab1 gene encoding EF-hand calcium-binding domain-containing protein 1 isoform X1; protein product: MQKMSAMNRKLIQNLAETLCKQVKHFDKRETECLIRLFSGLLGEQAERRAAHGLDRVRFRNILHNTFGMTDDMMMDSVFRAFDKDNDTYISVKEWVEGLSVFLRGALDEKIKFCFDVYNLHGDGYISREEMLQMLKDSLIRQPTEEDPDEGIKDIVEIALKKMDHDHDGKVSYSDFEKTVKDENLLLEAFGNCLPDAKSVLAFEQHAFQEPHGH